The genome window TGGAGGTGCGCGAGGATCGTGGCGGCGAGTGGTCGGTGGTCGAGAGCTCGGTCGTCGCCCAGAAGCGCTCCTCTTCGCGCGTTGTCTTTCCCGTGACAGTCCCGGCAAAGGGCAAGGCGACGCTCACGTACCGCGTGCGTGTGGTCTGGTGAGTCGAGTCTCGATTCTTCAATGTTCTGACCTGCACTTCGGTCACGACTGCGACCTGCACCAGGTCGCGGGCATCGAGGCGCTGGCGAGCGATCTCGCTCCCACGGCCGTCGCGATCGCGGGCGACCTGACGCAGCGCGCGCGACACGGCGAATTCCAGCGGGCGCTGGTCTTCGTGCAGGCGATGCGACGCCTCGCGCCCACGCTGGTGGTGCCCGGGAACCATGATGTGCAATGGTGGGCGACGCCATTCGATGTCATCGGTGCGGGTGCGAAGTACGAGAAGTACCGCAAGTATTTTGGCGATGAACTCACGCCGACGCTGGTGGTCGACGGTGCGGTGCTGAGCGGTGTGCTCACGAGTTACGGCGTGGTGGCCGGGTCAATGACGTACAACCTGAACGACATGGCCGTGAAAGGTCATCTGCCGGCGCGCGAAACCGAGCGTGCCGGGATGCGCTTCGCCGAGGAGAGTCCCGATCTGCTGCGGGTGATGGTGATGCACCAGAACCTGTTGCGCGGCCGCATTTCGGGCCGGATGGGTCTGGCGCGCTGGCGCCAGGCGTGGCGCAACGTGATGGCGACGGGCGTCGACCTGGTGCTCTGCGGGCACGATCACGAAGAGGCGGCCGGTACGCTCCCGAACGGCGCCGTGGTCGCAACCTCCGGCACGCACACGCCGCGTACCCGCGGTGGGCGAGGGTCGGCATGCAACCTCATCATCGCCGACGAGCATTCGATCGTGGTGCGCCACTACCTGTGGGACGCCAACGACCGCGCCTTTCACGCCGGGAACGAAACTTCTTTCCCGCGCCCACGCGTTGCGGAGACGATCAGCACCCGCGGCTAGTGCCGAGGACGGCCAGTTCGGCCTCGCACTGGAACTCGCTCCCGAAGAGGCCCTTCCGGATCGACTCTTCCGCCTCGGCTTGCCGCCCGGGACGGAGGTGACACTCACGCGCAACCGGACGGTGCTCGTCTCGCATCACGCACGCTTCGGGCTCCGGCTGCACGCTGGTTATGCCTGGGCGCCGGACGATGTCCTCGCCGCGATCGTCCTCTTTCTCAAGCCGCGGGTGCCGCGCGCCGAGCGGATTGTGGCGCGACGGAAGTTCCTCGGGTTTCCGGTCGACCGGCACGTTCCCTCGCGCAGCCGGCCGCGGCGCACGCGTCCAATACCGGCGCAGCACGAGACGATGGTGAACCGACTGTTGCGGCTGCACCAGATTCTCAACGCGCGCCACTTCAGTGGATTGCTCGCGACCCTGCCGATCACCATCTCCGATCGGATGCGCTCGCGACTCGGTGAATTCCGGGCGGATCACGATGGGCGTGCCCTCGAGATCACGCTTTCGGGCCGGCATGTCCGTCGCGATGGCTGGCCGGCGGCCTCCGAGACCCTGCTGCACGAGATGGTGCATCAGTGGCAATGCGAAACCGGGCTCCCCCTCGACCACGGCGCCGCGTTCCGTGCCAAGGCGCGCGAGGTCGGCATTTCCCCCAACGCGCGCGCCGAAGCAGGATTCCCCACGACGTACGACCACTCGGGAAGCATCGAATGAAGCCACTCGCCCCGATTCATCCGGCGCCGTTGCCGCCGTACACCGCGATCGATTTCCTCAACGTCGACTCGCTGCTCACCACCGACGAACTCGCCTTGCGCAGTCGCGTGCGAGAGTGGGTCGAAGCGCGGTTGATGCCGATCATCACCGACTGCTATTTCGCCGGCCGTTTTCCCGGCGAGCTCGTCCAGGAGATGGCCGCCCTCGGGCTCCTCGGCCCGACGATTCCGAAGGAATACGGCGGCCCCGGATTGAGCGGCGTCGCGTACGGCATCATCATGCAGGAACTCGAACGCTGTGATTCCGGGATCCGCTCCTTCGCGTCGGTGCAGAGCTCACTGGTGATGTACCCGATCTGGGAGTTCGGGTCGGAGGCGCAGAAGCGCGAATGGCTGCCGCGGCTGGCTCAGGGCACGGCGATCGGCTGCTTCGGCCTCACCGAACCGGAATTCGGTTCGAACCCGTCGGGGATGATCGTGCGCGCCACCGAGAAGGCCGACGGCTGGCTCCTGCACGGCACCAAGAAGTGGCTCTCCAACGGCCCTTCGGCCACGATTGCTGTTGTCTGGGCCAAGACTGGCGACAGCGATGATGCGCACTCGATCCGCGGATTCATTGTCCCGACCGATCTGCCTGGTGTGACCGTGCATCGTGTCGACGACAAGCATTCGCTCCGGGTGTCGGAGTCGAGCGCGATGACGTTCGACCAGGTGCGGCTGCCGAAGGATGCGCTGCTGCCGAAGTCCGGTGGGCTCAAGAGTCCGCTGATGTGTCTCACGCAGGCGCGCTACGGCATCGTGTGGGGTGCGCTCGGCGCGGCGATGGCGTGCTTCGATGAGTCGCTCCAGTATGCCAAGCAGCGCGAGATGTTCGGCAAGCCGATCGCCCAGACGCAGTTGCAGCAGGCTCGCCTCGCCGATATGGTCACCCGGATCACCAACGGGCAGCTGCTGGCACTCCAGCTGGGCCGACTCAAGGACCTCGGGACGATGACGCCGGGGCAGGTTTCACTCGCGAAACGCTACAACGTCGATATGGCGTGCGACGTGGCCCGCGAGTCCCGC of Gemmatimonadota bacterium contains these proteins:
- a CDS encoding acyl-CoA dehydrogenase family protein, which produces MKPLAPIHPAPLPPYTAIDFLNVDSLLTTDELALRSRVREWVEARLMPIITDCYFAGRFPGELVQEMAALGLLGPTIPKEYGGPGLSGVAYGIIMQELERCDSGIRSFASVQSSLVMYPIWEFGSEAQKREWLPRLAQGTAIGCFGLTEPEFGSNPSGMIVRATEKADGWLLHGTKKWLSNGPSATIAVVWAKTGDSDDAHSIRGFIVPTDLPGVTVHRVDDKHSLRVSESSAMTFDQVRLPKDALLPKSGGLKSPLMCLTQARYGIVWGALGAAMACFDESLQYAKQREMFGKPIAQTQLQQARLADMVTRITNGQLLALQLGRLKDLGTMTPGQVSLAKRYNVDMACDVARESRRLLGANGILGGWHSMRHMANLESVYTYEGTHDMHTLIVGQELTGLPAYR
- a CDS encoding SprT-like domain-containing protein, with the protein product MTLTRNRTVLVSHHARFGLRLHAGYAWAPDDVLAAIVLFLKPRVPRAERIVARRKFLGFPVDRHVPSRSRPRRTRPIPAQHETMVNRLLRLHQILNARHFSGLLATLPITISDRMRSRLGEFRADHDGRALEITLSGRHVRRDGWPAASETLLHEMVHQWQCETGLPLDHGAAFRAKAREVGISPNARAEAGFPTTYDHSGSIE
- a CDS encoding metallophosphoesterase: MSRVSILQCSDLHFGHDCDLHQVAGIEALASDLAPTAVAIAGDLTQRARHGEFQRALVFVQAMRRLAPTLVVPGNHDVQWWATPFDVIGAGAKYEKYRKYFGDELTPTLVVDGAVLSGVLTSYGVVAGSMTYNLNDMAVKGHLPARETERAGMRFAEESPDLLRVMVMHQNLLRGRISGRMGLARWRQAWRNVMATGVDLVLCGHDHEEAAGTLPNGAVVATSGTHTPRTRGGRGSACNLIIADEHSIVVRHYLWDANDRAFHAGNETSFPRPRVAETISTRG